One region of Termitidicoccus mucosus genomic DNA includes:
- a CDS encoding alpha-L-rhamnosidase C-terminal domain-containing protein: protein MKKQPAQKDTSVPPALKQAKWIWPDDQFWDMHHCFALFRKTFDLKTKPRDAILYITADQSYRLYINGEYIARGPARGFQSHWPYDEINVSRHLRKGRNLIAVRAHNPGTGNFQYVFQGRAGLLAALDAGKTRVVTDETWLGRRQPGIRRDSAPGSLQLFAQEHIDLRVEPPDWFATNHDCDAAWKAPSCSQTWHDMPWADLEPRGIPQLAEKWLPAATVIGMHAGVDPRDYINIRDVARFRYETGFAFLPASGSADKIPVPALAENHFVSYLIDFGKTVVGCPAISIPECAGGETIDTLHFETIGENLLPDYIPDKHCRMAFGGRMICRADGNTHEFYHALGFRHMIVTVRNSPRPLTMTVALRWQGYPLGKTGRFSCDDEALNKIWDACAWTQQCCSLDAYVDTPWREQAQWWGDARVQSWNTFHLCGDARLLRRGIAQIAGQTTPEGVTYGHAPTIAHSCILPDFTLIWFLTLWDYYWQTGSAEPFETHLDTVERALGYFEKYSDKKNGLVGYDKRFWLFLDWTELRREGFPSVYNLWLLIALECLALLAEKTRNKAKALALSKWASKIRKSLSRLVTPDGQMRDGFTAGGEIVTTASLHSQVLGLIAAIPGLDEKTILERRLLPYLHEDKCDKAVPSAYWVTYILSFLSERGHGQGVVDFIKRHWARMAEHGTTWENFAPRRADESFSHAWSAHPLFHLMQTLGGVRQAAPDWKSITYKPVFHGTRCDTVIPTPRGLIKSKWRKTGNKIQVELDLPPGMTARVLLFGGKSQTAKGKWRALLSADKK from the coding sequence ATGAAAAAACAACCTGCGCAAAAAGACACAAGCGTTCCGCCCGCGCTGAAACAGGCGAAATGGATCTGGCCCGACGACCAGTTCTGGGACATGCACCATTGCTTCGCGCTGTTCCGAAAAACCTTCGATCTCAAGACAAAACCCCGCGATGCGATTCTTTATATAACGGCCGACCAATCTTACCGGCTTTACATAAACGGGGAATACATCGCGCGCGGCCCGGCCCGTGGCTTCCAGTCGCACTGGCCCTATGATGAGATCAATGTTTCCAGGCATCTGAGAAAGGGCCGCAACCTCATCGCCGTCCGCGCCCACAATCCCGGCACCGGCAATTTCCAATATGTGTTTCAGGGCCGCGCCGGCCTGCTCGCCGCGCTGGACGCCGGCAAAACGCGGGTCGTCACCGATGAAACCTGGCTCGGCCGCCGCCAGCCCGGCATCCGCCGCGACAGCGCCCCCGGCAGCCTGCAACTGTTCGCGCAGGAGCACATCGATCTGCGCGTCGAGCCGCCGGACTGGTTCGCTACGAACCACGATTGCGATGCGGCATGGAAGGCTCCCTCGTGCAGCCAGACATGGCACGACATGCCCTGGGCGGACTTGGAGCCGCGGGGCATCCCGCAGCTTGCAGAAAAATGGTTGCCCGCGGCGACGGTCATCGGCATGCATGCCGGCGTCGATCCGCGCGATTATATAAACATCCGCGACGTCGCGCGTTTCAGATACGAGACCGGGTTTGCCTTCCTGCCCGCGTCCGGTTCCGCCGATAAAATCCCCGTTCCCGCGCTGGCTGAAAACCACTTCGTCAGTTACCTCATTGATTTTGGCAAAACCGTCGTCGGCTGTCCCGCCATATCAATCCCGGAGTGCGCGGGTGGCGAAACCATCGACACCCTCCACTTTGAGACCATCGGCGAAAACCTTTTGCCCGATTATATTCCAGACAAACACTGCCGCATGGCCTTTGGCGGGCGCATGATCTGCCGCGCCGACGGCAACACGCACGAGTTTTATCATGCGCTCGGTTTCCGCCATATGATTGTCACCGTGCGCAATTCCCCCCGTCCGCTCACGATGACTGTCGCGTTGCGCTGGCAGGGATATCCGCTTGGTAAAACCGGACGATTTTCCTGCGATGACGAGGCGTTGAACAAAATCTGGGATGCCTGCGCGTGGACGCAGCAATGCTGCTCGCTCGACGCCTATGTGGACACCCCGTGGCGCGAGCAGGCCCAGTGGTGGGGCGACGCGCGCGTGCAGTCGTGGAACACGTTTCACCTTTGCGGGGACGCTCGCCTGCTGCGCCGCGGCATCGCGCAAATCGCCGGCCAAACCACGCCCGAGGGCGTCACCTACGGGCACGCCCCCACCATCGCGCATAGCTGCATCCTGCCCGATTTCACACTCATCTGGTTTCTCACCCTTTGGGATTATTACTGGCAGACCGGCTCGGCCGAGCCTTTTGAAACGCACCTCGATACCGTGGAGCGCGCTCTCGGTTATTTTGAAAAATATAGCGACAAAAAAAATGGCCTTGTCGGTTACGACAAGCGTTTCTGGCTGTTTCTGGACTGGACGGAACTGCGCAGGGAAGGATTCCCGAGTGTGTATAACTTGTGGCTTCTCATCGCGCTTGAGTGCCTCGCGCTCCTTGCCGAAAAAACCCGGAACAAGGCGAAAGCCCTGGCGCTCTCCAAATGGGCCTCCAAAATCAGAAAGTCCCTCTCCCGCCTCGTTACGCCCGACGGGCAGATGCGCGACGGTTTCACCGCCGGCGGTGAAATTGTCACGACCGCGAGCCTGCATTCCCAAGTGCTCGGCTTGATTGCAGCCATTCCCGGCCTCGACGAGAAAACAATCCTTGAAAGACGCCTGCTGCCATATCTCCATGAGGACAAGTGCGACAAGGCGGTGCCATCCGCCTACTGGGTTACTTACATATTGTCATTTTTATCCGAACGCGGACATGGACAGGGCGTGGTCGATTTTATAAAACGTCACTGGGCGCGCATGGCGGAGCACGGCACGACCTGGGAAAACTTCGCACCACGTCGCGCCGACGAGAGCTTTTCCCATGCCTGGTCCGCGCACCCGCTCTTTCATCTGATGCAAACCTTGGGAGGTGTCCGCCAGGCCGCCCCCGACTGGAAATCCATAACTTACAAGCCGGTTTTTCACGGCACGCGTTGCGACACGGTAATACCGACCCCGCGCGGCCTGATAAAAAGCAAGTGGCGCAAAACCGGAAATAAAATCCAGGTGGAGCTGGACTTGCCGCCGGGTATGACCGCGCGCGTGCTGCTCTTCGGCGGCAAATCCCAAACCGCCAAGGGCAAGTGGCGCGCCCTTCTGTCCGCGGACAAGAAATAA
- a CDS encoding alpha/beta hydrolase, producing MNILTAAGEKSLTLRRCRIFLGVHLSLMLAIVSTEDSRAGVEPVCSPSELAPGPVILKGRIIHRALNGAWLRFKLNSDKGLFTWRVTLTGIASARAGSPDIVVPCAPSWQDMRPSLPADPDIVLSGCLKEIKRAEREMAGCFNLGGKMVELRFVEVEHCFYDEEPPPDLVDIKYGRYPRQTLDVYFSKAPGRTPAVIYIHGGAWIKGDKRDIHEYGELIRSGITIISINYRFCPPSNPAAATPPVAYPMHDAAQALQFVRSKADEWNIDPCNVGLWGRSAGACTALWLATHPDLADASSPEMIPRQSTRPSCVAAIFAQTTLDPLQMRAWVGRELTYGPHAFGISTGGLSAGGRFDRFIAERTALLPLIEEFSPASLIGAHAPPIYLDYLDFTMEPSEPLDAYYVHSPRFGQGLAELAKTAGVECHLRYADKKDADYSGWKEFLIQKLKRM from the coding sequence ATGAATATATTAACGGCAGCCGGTGAAAAGAGCCTGACACTGAGGAGATGCCGTATCTTTTTGGGCGTGCATCTGTCGCTCATGCTTGCAATTGTTTCAACAGAGGACTCTCGTGCCGGGGTGGAGCCTGTTTGTTCACCGTCCGAACTGGCGCCCGGCCCTGTCATTCTGAAAGGGCGGATTATTCACCGGGCGCTGAATGGTGCATGGCTCCGCTTTAAGTTGAATTCCGACAAAGGGCTCTTCACCTGGAGGGTGACTCTCACTGGGATTGCAAGTGCCCGGGCGGGGAGTCCTGATATCGTGGTGCCTTGCGCGCCTAGCTGGCAGGATATGCGTCCCTCTTTGCCGGCGGATCCCGATATTGTCCTTTCCGGCTGCTTGAAAGAAATCAAGCGTGCTGAAAGAGAGATGGCAGGCTGTTTTAATCTGGGGGGAAAGATGGTGGAATTGCGCTTTGTCGAAGTTGAACATTGCTTTTACGATGAGGAACCCCCGCCTGACTTGGTTGATATAAAATATGGACGGTATCCCCGGCAGACGCTCGATGTGTATTTTTCGAAAGCCCCGGGACGGACACCGGCGGTCATTTATATTCATGGCGGAGCTTGGATAAAAGGCGACAAACGAGACATTCATGAATACGGAGAGCTTATCCGGTCGGGGATCACCATTATCTCAATCAACTACCGGTTTTGTCCGCCTTCAAATCCTGCCGCGGCGACGCCTCCCGTTGCGTATCCGATGCATGATGCCGCGCAGGCATTGCAATTTGTGCGCAGCAAGGCGGACGAGTGGAACATCGACCCTTGCAATGTGGGGCTCTGGGGAAGATCGGCGGGGGCTTGCACGGCATTGTGGCTCGCAACACATCCCGATTTGGCCGATGCGAGTTCGCCCGAGATGATCCCGCGCCAATCAACTCGCCCCTCCTGCGTCGCGGCCATTTTTGCCCAAACAACGCTGGATCCGCTCCAAATGCGCGCATGGGTCGGACGGGAACTCACCTACGGTCCCCATGCCTTTGGCATTTCGACCGGCGGGCTTTCCGCCGGAGGGCGGTTCGATAGGTTTATCGCAGAACGCACGGCTTTGCTGCCCTTGATAGAGGAATTTTCGCCCGCATCGTTAATAGGTGCTCATGCGCCTCCCATTTATCTTGATTATCTTGATTTTACCATGGAACCGAGCGAACCGCTGGACGCATATTATGTGCATTCGCCGCGGTTTGGTCAGGGATTGGCTGAGCTTGCCAAGACTGCGGGAGTGGAGTGCCACCTGCGCTATGCCGATAAAAAGGATGCGGATTATTCAGGATGGAAGGAGTTTTTGATTCAAAAACTCAAAAGAATGTGA
- a CDS encoding acetylxylan esterase has translation MQRTLHITYIMLMSMTRWFCHLTGLFIFAVGVFAEETLPGISVTTDRPDALYHVGETVRFRIQIRQPAPRPEGIPKIHWRISRDGASPEKSGIACLDGDFLELSATSDTPGFVRCDAMVTFFADTPAEKNKTSMASAAAGFDPAKITPSMSVPDDFDAFWNEKKAALLKIPVKASLTPVTIDGASDIEAFDVQVPCVGAPVSGYFVRPAVASPRGLPAILIVHGAGVRSSDLDSAVKWARRGLLALNINAHGLPNGRPDSFYADKARDELANYRTRGCQDRESMYFLGMFLRVLRALDFLAMQPEWDGRRLLVVGGSQGGAQAVVAAGLDKRVSFISAAVPALADCTGVLAGKPKSWPYFIASEEIDTPEMQSTIQAVRYYDIMNFATRAKAKAVFSVGFIDETCPPSCVYAVFNNYAGEKQMFNDVRSGHKSSPDSVKFRESVLDEYINGSR, from the coding sequence GTGCAACGCACGCTGCATATCACATACATCATGCTCATGTCCATGACGCGCTGGTTTTGTCATCTGACCGGATTGTTTATATTCGCCGTCGGAGTTTTTGCGGAAGAAACATTGCCTGGGATTTCGGTGACGACCGATCGCCCGGACGCACTTTATCATGTCGGGGAAACTGTGCGTTTTCGTATTCAGATCCGGCAGCCGGCACCCCGCCCCGAAGGTATTCCAAAGATCCACTGGCGCATTAGCAGGGATGGTGCGTCTCCCGAAAAATCCGGGATTGCTTGCCTCGATGGCGATTTTCTGGAACTGAGCGCCACGTCCGACACGCCGGGATTTGTGCGTTGCGATGCAATGGTGACATTTTTTGCTGACACACCGGCGGAGAAAAACAAGACATCCATGGCGTCAGCTGCGGCGGGGTTCGATCCTGCCAAAATCACACCGAGCATGTCAGTGCCGGATGATTTTGATGCGTTTTGGAATGAGAAGAAAGCAGCCCTGCTCAAAATACCAGTCAAGGCCTCGCTGACGCCTGTCACAATCGACGGGGCATCCGATATCGAAGCGTTTGATGTCCAAGTGCCATGCGTTGGTGCCCCGGTTTCCGGCTACTTTGTCAGGCCCGCCGTTGCGTCACCGCGCGGCCTTCCGGCCATCCTCATCGTGCATGGCGCAGGGGTGCGCAGTTCAGATCTGGACAGTGCCGTGAAATGGGCCCGGCGCGGTTTGCTTGCCCTCAACATCAATGCCCACGGGTTGCCGAACGGGCGTCCAGATTCCTTTTACGCGGATAAAGCCCGCGACGAACTCGCGAATTATAGGACACGAGGGTGCCAGGACCGTGAGAGCATGTATTTTCTGGGTATGTTTTTGCGTGTCCTGAGGGCCCTTGATTTTCTGGCCATGCAGCCCGAATGGGATGGCCGGCGCCTGCTTGTCGTCGGAGGAAGTCAGGGCGGCGCCCAAGCCGTCGTGGCCGCCGGACTCGACAAAAGGGTTTCATTTATTTCCGCGGCAGTTCCTGCGCTTGCAGACTGCACAGGCGTGCTGGCGGGAAAGCCAAAAAGCTGGCCGTATTTCATTGCCTCGGAGGAGATTGACACACCAGAGATGCAAAGCACCATTCAGGCGGTCCGATATTACGATATTATGAATTTCGCCACACGCGCCAAGGCCAAAGCGGTGTTTTCCGTGGGATTCATTGACGAAACCTGTCCGCCAAGCTGCGTATATGCCGTCTTTAATAACTATGCGGGAGAAAAGCAGATGTTCAACGATGTCCGAAGCGGCCACAAAAGCTCTCCGGATAGCGTGAAATTCCGGGAATCGGTGCTTGATGAATATATTAACGGCAGCCGGTGA
- a CDS encoding sialidase family protein, translating into MNTQPIRISDDKKFQVSPGHYDGLVCPNPKGWYHSSAGVVATRGGALVACYRLSDNHCALYTSIMITRSEDKGRTWSSPFVLSHRNVWQHHEAWVAPQISRLRDGRIVVIADLGQRNPGQDWPMLSAWQKPARGMSNHLFWSDDDGRTWRGPRKIDDMGGEPSYITELHDGTLLYTRTDSAATSKLKNPPPPWLNIYYKNSAVFSTDGGETWGGVVSLADDPFHGDCEVGVVEHAPNQLLAVTRIGMGASFYGQPSRIVRSHNGGKTWDAPALLPVYAHRPCVRQLQSGKLLVTYRNAPGTPGNRAFVFDPDESLPYEPQAWIPEEERCRLGNSDELLITTDEGKQSAVSFIFYPAQDDTARVEISATLRVFSADLNGCNLGAGCWVRLTPDRVCLGDQPETGFNFDTTDWHDYRIVRENGVIAVFVDGVERLHAPVGDLWTRFVRVGNRVGGAGAIYEDQKNSIVDGYFRNASRTSWKAIHVKVTNPDTHSIDWQWRADSQTYPDQFRRDRVVELDLSFFADTGYSGWAQMDDGTIVIVDYTNGGCLDSHTWHHGGARNPFIRAYVLHEEDLVRSR; encoded by the coding sequence ATGAACACACAGCCCATCCGCATTTCCGATGACAAAAAATTCCAAGTTTCGCCTGGCCATTATGACGGTTTGGTCTGCCCAAACCCCAAGGGCTGGTATCATTCCTCGGCGGGCGTGGTCGCGACCCGCGGCGGCGCGCTGGTGGCCTGCTACCGTTTGTCGGACAACCATTGCGCGCTTTACACCTCGATCATGATCACCCGCTCCGAGGACAAGGGACGCACTTGGTCGTCCCCATTTGTTCTCTCCCACCGCAATGTCTGGCAGCATCATGAAGCGTGGGTGGCGCCCCAGATTTCGCGTCTGCGCGATGGGCGGATTGTGGTCATCGCCGACCTCGGTCAGCGCAACCCGGGGCAGGACTGGCCCATGCTTTCCGCCTGGCAAAAACCGGCCCGTGGAATGAGCAACCATCTGTTCTGGAGCGACGACGACGGACGCACGTGGCGCGGTCCTCGGAAGATTGACGACATGGGCGGGGAACCCAGCTACATCACCGAGCTTCATGACGGCACGCTTTTATACACCCGCACGGATTCCGCCGCGACCAGCAAGTTAAAAAATCCGCCGCCCCCGTGGCTCAATATCTATTATAAAAACTCGGCGGTCTTCTCCACCGACGGCGGGGAGACTTGGGGCGGGGTGGTTTCGCTGGCGGACGATCCTTTTCATGGCGACTGCGAAGTCGGCGTGGTTGAACACGCGCCCAACCAGCTTCTCGCCGTCACCCGCATCGGCATGGGAGCGTCATTTTACGGGCAGCCCAGCCGGATTGTGCGCAGCCATAACGGCGGAAAAACCTGGGACGCGCCGGCTCTGCTGCCGGTCTATGCCCACCGGCCTTGTGTCCGCCAGTTGCAGTCGGGCAAGTTGCTTGTGACCTACCGCAATGCCCCCGGCACACCGGGCAACCGCGCCTTCGTGTTTGATCCGGATGAATCGCTTCCCTACGAGCCGCAAGCATGGATCCCTGAGGAGGAACGGTGCCGTCTGGGGAATTCCGATGAATTGCTTATAACAACAGACGAGGGAAAACAAAGCGCCGTTAGTTTCATCTTTTATCCCGCGCAGGACGACACGGCGCGCGTGGAAATTTCGGCCACCTTGCGCGTTTTTTCCGCGGACCTGAACGGCTGCAATCTCGGTGCCGGTTGCTGGGTGCGCCTGACCCCGGACCGGGTCTGCTTGGGCGACCAGCCGGAAACCGGCTTCAACTTCGACACGACGGACTGGCACGATTACCGAATTGTCAGGGAGAACGGAGTCATCGCTGTTTTCGTGGACGGAGTGGAGCGGCTGCACGCGCCCGTGGGAGATTTATGGACGCGATTCGTCAGGGTCGGCAACCGGGTGGGAGGCGCTGGCGCCATCTACGAGGACCAGAAAAACAGCATCGTGGACGGTTATTTTCGCAATGCCTCACGCACGTCATGGAAGGCGATCCATGTAAAAGTTACAAATCCGGACACGCATTCCATCGACTGGCAGTGGCGGGCCGACTCGCAAACCTATCCCGACCAGTTCCGCCGAGATCGCGTGGTTGAGCTTGACCTCAGCTTTTTTGCCGATACCGGCTATAGCGGCTGGGCGCAAATGGATGACGGCACCATCGTCATCGTGGATTACACCAATGGAGGCTGCCTGGACAGTCACACCTGGCACCATGGTGGCGCACGCAATCCGTTCATCCGCGCCTATGTGCTGCATGAGGAGGATCTTGTGCGGAGCCGATGA
- a CDS encoding mandelate racemase/muconate lactonizing enzyme family protein gives MKITGIVTRLLKVDASSRYANGHIPAGRPRHWHFPLITLKTDEGVEGHSMAYGPHGDGRGLADLARDSYFPQIKDLDPENGEAIWQKLYKRQRHLYNQTDTMLGVIDVAVWDIRGKIAGRPIAALLGKYREEVPAYMSAKSEFYTETEVAIEAAEAKARGFYGYKLQLRDGAEKDIPRLRAAREAVGKDFRLMQDPNSSYDLTTAITVGRTLDELHYHWYEEPLPETQVGHYRRLAATLKTPILATETSSLGEMAGFLKQEALTIARGDVLIKGGITGLKKAMSMCELFGYNLEIHTANTPLLDVANLHVAASCANTSMMEVHHPAFRFALKKHPFNVERGGLIKAPSAPGLGVELDWAWIDAHTENVRES, from the coding sequence ATGAAGATAACAGGCATTGTTACTCGTCTTCTAAAGGTTGACGCATCCAGCCGGTATGCAAACGGGCACATACCGGCGGGACGCCCCAGGCATTGGCATTTCCCGCTCATCACCCTGAAAACGGATGAAGGGGTGGAAGGGCATTCAATGGCATACGGTCCTCATGGCGACGGGCGCGGACTTGCCGATCTGGCCCGCGACAGCTACTTCCCCCAGATCAAGGACCTCGATCCGGAGAATGGAGAGGCAATCTGGCAAAAATTATACAAACGCCAGCGTCATCTCTATAATCAGACTGACACCATGCTGGGGGTGATTGATGTGGCAGTCTGGGACATCAGGGGCAAGATCGCGGGGCGGCCAATCGCCGCGCTGCTGGGCAAATACCGGGAGGAAGTGCCCGCCTACATGTCGGCGAAAAGCGAATTTTATACGGAGACGGAAGTCGCCATCGAGGCCGCCGAGGCAAAAGCACGGGGGTTTTACGGATATAAATTGCAGTTGAGAGACGGCGCGGAGAAAGACATTCCCCGCCTGCGGGCCGCCCGCGAGGCGGTGGGAAAAGATTTCAGGCTCATGCAGGACCCAAATTCCTCATATGATCTGACCACCGCCATCACCGTGGGACGGACTTTGGACGAGCTTCACTATCATTGGTATGAGGAGCCGTTGCCGGAGACCCAAGTTGGCCATTATCGGAGATTGGCCGCAACATTAAAGACTCCGATACTGGCCACCGAAACATCGAGCTTGGGGGAGATGGCCGGGTTCCTAAAACAGGAGGCGCTCACCATCGCCCGCGGCGATGTCCTGATCAAAGGCGGCATCACGGGCCTGAAAAAGGCCATGTCGATGTGCGAATTATTCGGCTACAATCTCGAAATACACACCGCAAACACCCCTCTGCTCGATGTGGCGAATCTGCATGTGGCCGCATCGTGCGCCAACACCTCCATGATGGAGGTGCACCATCCCGCCTTTCGTTTCGCTCTCAAAAAACATCCCTTCAACGTGGAGCGGGGGGGCCTCATAAAGGCTCCAAGCGCGCCGGGATTGGGGGTGGAACTCGATTGGGCTTGGATAGACGCCCACACGGAGAACGTTCGTGAATCATGA
- a CDS encoding D-2-hydroxyacid dehydrogenase: MKKLNVLLYRNLGEHDLRQIANEFPDIAFTMCATPEKAAPLLPETDVVFGNIPAALLPGAGRLRWLQIVSTGIDEYVSLGNSGIVVTTAHGIHARIIAEHLLMSVLWFARGMPFFRQAQAESRWERNPAIPSLLERNTIGLVGCGAIAREFLRVIEPFKANIIAADINTSVTPPGVSEVMPPSEISRLLSLSDHVLVMLPLTPDTRNILGARQLEAVKQGACLHNVARGGLVDEAKLLELLKARRIAGAAIDVFENEPLPKDHPFWGMDNVLVTPHIAGHSRELGSLVLDRFKTNLRRFIKGEEVSPIANFARGY, encoded by the coding sequence ATGAAAAAATTAAACGTCCTTTTATACAGGAATTTGGGAGAACATGATCTCCGCCAAATTGCGAATGAGTTTCCCGATATTGCGTTCACGATGTGCGCCACGCCGGAAAAGGCCGCGCCCTTGCTGCCCGAAACCGATGTCGTTTTCGGCAACATTCCCGCAGCCTTGTTGCCCGGGGCGGGGCGGTTGCGCTGGTTGCAAATCGTTTCAACCGGCATTGATGAATATGTTTCATTGGGAAATTCCGGCATCGTGGTCACAACCGCCCACGGCATCCATGCCAGAATCATAGCGGAGCATTTGCTGATGTCGGTGTTGTGGTTTGCGCGCGGCATGCCATTCTTCCGGCAGGCGCAGGCCGAATCACGATGGGAGCGAAATCCCGCCATCCCGAGCCTTCTTGAAAGAAACACGATCGGCCTTGTCGGCTGCGGAGCAATCGCAAGGGAGTTCCTGCGCGTGATTGAGCCATTCAAGGCCAATATTATCGCCGCCGACATAAACACCAGCGTCACGCCGCCGGGCGTCTCGGAGGTCATGCCTCCGTCTGAAATTTCCCGCCTGCTTTCGCTGAGCGATCATGTTTTGGTGATGCTTCCGCTGACCCCCGATACCCGGAATATTCTCGGGGCGCGGCAACTGGAGGCGGTCAAGCAAGGCGCGTGTCTGCACAATGTCGCCCGGGGGGGACTGGTTGATGAGGCCAAACTTCTGGAGTTGCTGAAGGCCAGGCGCATCGCTGGCGCTGCGATTGATGTTTTTGAAAACGAACCCTTGCCGAAAGACCATCCATTCTGGGGCATGGACAATGTCCTGGTAACGCCCCACATCGCAGGCCATTCGCGCGAGCTGGGCTCGCTGGTTCTGGATCGGTTCAAGACGAACTTGAGGCGTTTTATCAAGGGAGAGGAAGTGAGCCCGATCGCAAACTTCGCGCGCGGATATTGA
- a CDS encoding LamG-like jellyroll fold domain-containing protein has protein sequence MTAKHDSKRHRDEPSFLMKTNPFTKLFIRITALVSLAAGAPCGAATVAQWSFDGLKPGEPISLVKGTGASPFDLAQTLKHRRPMAVALPAADTIPAALRGRVAARFADDSVKESDLLEAAAAQPSLDFAETAPFTIEAWVMLKSLPREKGWQRAIFSTRSQSPGNPGLVLSVGPEGNVLFGIDGGEPFRNLKSEAVIPTGVWWHIAAVRDERGRVTLFVNGKKDAVPPVLARYGVKTDSPPMIGSTAHAGSRSRWDGDIAAIRISDAALTPEQFLHQ, from the coding sequence ATGACTGCAAAACACGACTCAAAGAGACACAGAGACGAACCGTCTTTCCTTATGAAAACAAACCCATTTACCAAATTGTTTATCCGCATCACGGCCTTGGTCTCGCTGGCTGCGGGGGCTCCGTGCGGCGCGGCAACCGTGGCGCAATGGTCGTTCGATGGACTGAAACCCGGCGAGCCAATCAGTCTGGTCAAGGGGACCGGCGCGTCTCCGTTTGATCTCGCGCAGACGCTTAAGCACCGGCGTCCGATGGCGGTGGCGCTGCCGGCCGCCGACACCATTCCCGCCGCGTTGCGCGGTCGTGTCGCGGCGCGGTTCGCGGACGATTCCGTCAAGGAAAGCGATTTGCTGGAGGCGGCTGCTGCGCAGCCAAGCTTGGATTTTGCCGAGACCGCCCCGTTTACCATCGAGGCGTGGGTGATGCTAAAAAGCCTGCCCAGGGAAAAGGGGTGGCAACGCGCGATTTTTTCCACGCGCAGCCAGTCGCCGGGCAATCCCGGCCTTGTGTTGAGCGTGGGACCCGAGGGGAATGTGCTTTTCGGCATTGATGGCGGCGAGCCGTTCCGGAACCTGAAGTCGGAGGCCGTCATTCCGACCGGTGTCTGGTGGCACATCGCAGCGGTGCGGGACGAACGGGGCAGGGTGACCCTTTTTGTCAACGGGAAAAAAGACGCCGTGCCGCCGGTGCTGGCACGCTATGGCGTGAAGACGGACTCACCGCCGATGATCGGTTCGACGGCTCATGCCGGGAGCCGCTCCCGGTGGGACGGCGACATCGCCGCAATCAGGATCTCCGATGCCGCGCTGACCCCGGAGCAATTTTTGCATCAATGA